The proteins below come from a single Dendropsophus ebraccatus isolate aDenEbr1 chromosome 15, aDenEbr1.pat, whole genome shotgun sequence genomic window:
- the LEFTY1 gene encoding left-right determination factor 1 → MNTDLVMRLIWLLSAFLISTTHGFTSDDLKDAMLKKLNLKEVPRLVKRDIDNLVVPRHIQNKYMSMLQKHKERTKRSLPSLAGILRGIPGNADIFGEVLYSDSTKQTLMFGMESRIPQNSEVTMAELKLFKLPPIAKGLPDRRFNRPVNNARVSVYYVEMMKDGSNRTSLVDSRLVPIMESGWRSFDVTHAVHYWLRSKGQSNMHLEIRVDGERHGNYAAEMAKLVRFTTQNPSDNAVGKPELVLYTLNLDDHGAHGDCSAPGAKKDNICCREEYFINFRELTWTQYWIIEPAGYNAFRCTGGCRQPHASTLKYRYGERTCAVVESSPLPVMYLVKKGDYTEIEVAEFPNMIVERCGCTADNISII, encoded by the exons ATGAACACCGATCTGGTTATGAGACTCATCTGGCTCCTTAGTGCCTTCCTTATATCCACAACCCATGGGTTTACTTCTGATGACCTCAAAGACGCCATGTTAAAGAAACTCAACCTCAAGGAGGTGCCGAGGCTGGTGAAGAGAGACATTGACAACCTGGTGGTCCCAAGACACATCCAGAACAAGTATATGTCCATGCTTCAAAAGCACAAAGAGaggacaaagagatctctgcccAGCTTGGCTGGCATCCTCAGGGGCATCCCAGGCAATGCAG ATATCTTTGGTGAAGTGCTATATTCAGATTCAACCAAGCAGACCCTGATGTTTGGAATGGAGTCCAGAATACCCCAAAACAGTGAAGTGACTATGGCAGAACTGAAGCTCTTCAAGTTGCCCCCTATTGCCAAGGGGCTCCCTGATAGACGATTTAACAGACCGGTCAATAATGCCCGGGTCAGTGTCTACTATGTGGAGATGATGAAAGATGGAAGCAACAGGACGTCACTGGTGGATTCCAG ACTTGTACCCATTATGGAATCTGGCTGGAGAAGTTTTGACGTCACCCATGCTGTGCACTACTGGCTGAGGAGCAAAGGGCAATCTAATATGCATCTGGAAATCAGGGTGGATGGAGAAAGACATGGAAACTACGCTGCCGAGATGGCAAAACTGGTCCGATTCACTACCCAAAATCCATCTGACAATGCGGTGGGCAAACCAGAGTTGGTCCTGTATACGCTCAATCTGGACGACCACGG TGCCCATGGAGACTGTTCAGCTCCAGGAGCCAAGAAGGACAACATCTGCTGCAGAGAAGAATATTTCATCAACTTCCGGGAGCTCACCTGGACCCAGTACTGGATCATTGAGCCTGCGGGTTACAATGCATTCCGCTGCACCGGAGGCTGCCGCCAACCTCACGCTTCGACCCTAAAATACCGCTATGGGGAGAGGACCTGTGCTGTAGTCGAGAGCTCCCCCTTACCAGTCATGTACTTAGTCAAGAAGGGCGACTACACAGAAATAGAAGTGGCGGAATTTCCCAATATGATTGTGGAGAGATGCGGTTGCACCGCAGACAATATTTCCATCATCTAG